The Thioalkalivibrio thiocyanodenitrificans ARhD 1 genome window below encodes:
- a CDS encoding TorD/DmsD family molecular chaperone, producing MAMSQNHLLMPGPAAWTEWAEACLCLGHGFLPPRHPRFRRGLRDDLTADLRDLNRQMSLASEGALARFESALRDLDPDSDALLRTYSQLFLAPPTPASLNAGMYLDGGILGNSVLEMEEIYERYALARDAEFRDLPDHLALQLQFLGYLMAWSSESDTPDEALKDAHGFIRNHLLTWLPVLIRQCRCAEARYALPPVYSSLVAVTLEALDSLHRVLPEPAAGDIETPPRDIPDNPAPKPAADSGDTATCGRCSRPFMAGSELAAMITALQSHGLDASHLAVCADCRTSAMGLQPLTPPRPKKPGRE from the coding sequence ATGGCGATGTCACAGAACCACCTCCTCATGCCTGGTCCGGCGGCATGGACCGAATGGGCGGAAGCCTGCCTGTGCCTCGGTCACGGATTTCTGCCTCCGCGGCATCCGCGGTTTCGCAGGGGGCTGAGAGACGATCTGACCGCGGATCTGCGTGACCTCAATCGGCAGATGTCCCTCGCGAGTGAAGGTGCCCTGGCGCGGTTCGAATCGGCCTTGCGGGATCTCGATCCGGATTCCGACGCCCTGTTGCGCACATACAGCCAACTCTTTCTCGCACCGCCCACACCGGCGAGCCTGAACGCGGGCATGTACCTGGACGGCGGCATCTTGGGCAACAGCGTCCTCGAGATGGAGGAGATATACGAGCGCTACGCCCTGGCCAGGGATGCGGAGTTTCGCGACCTACCCGATCACCTGGCCCTTCAACTGCAATTCCTCGGCTACCTGATGGCCTGGTCCAGCGAAAGCGATACGCCGGACGAGGCACTCAAGGATGCCCACGGCTTCATCCGCAACCACCTGCTGACCTGGCTTCCCGTGCTCATCCGGCAATGCCGGTGCGCGGAAGCACGGTACGCGCTGCCCCCCGTGTACAGTTCACTCGTCGCCGTGACGCTCGAGGCACTGGACAGCCTGCACCGTGTGCTGCCCGAGCCTGCCGCAGGCGATATCGAGACCCCACCCCGGGACATCCCCGACAACCCCGCGCCGAAACCGGCTGCGGACAGCGGTGATACAGCCACATGCGGCCGTTGCAGCAGGCCCTTCATGGCAGGCAGTGAACTCGCCGCCATGATCACGGCGCTTCAGTCCCACGGACTGGATGCCAGTCACCTGGCCGTGTGCGCCGATTGCCGGACATCAGCCATGGGCCTGCAACCGCTGACGCCGCCCCGGCCAAAGAAGCCCGGCCGGGAATGA
- a CDS encoding FKBP-type peptidyl-prolyl cis-trans isomerase codes for MNMPPTISRGHRVTVKCRVRDHDTGAPLGEESGLPGESSFTYLHGFEDSAIPGLSRALQGAAEGFSGEVTIPPVLAFGAYRPELVFEAMRENLPADTPLTPGKPLYTCSDQGAFQLRVVRLTDRGAVLDGNHPLAGRTLRVNVEVVSVRQATAEEIARGTTAPAH; via the coding sequence ATGAACATGCCACCCACGATCTCCAGGGGACACCGGGTCACGGTGAAATGCCGAGTCCGCGACCATGACACCGGCGCCCCGCTGGGTGAAGAGTCCGGGCTCCCCGGTGAATCCTCCTTCACCTACCTGCACGGATTCGAGGACAGTGCCATCCCGGGGCTGTCCCGGGCACTGCAAGGGGCGGCCGAGGGATTCTCGGGCGAGGTCACCATTCCCCCGGTGCTGGCCTTCGGTGCATACCGGCCGGAGCTGGTGTTCGAGGCCATGCGCGAGAACCTGCCCGCCGACACTCCGCTGACACCCGGGAAACCCCTGTACACCTGCAGTGACCAGGGCGCCTTTCAATTGCGCGTCGTACGGCTCACCGACCGGGGTGCCGTGCTCGACGGCAATCACCCCCTGGCGGGTCGAACCTTGCGGGTAAACGTGGAGGTCGTATCCGTGCGTCAGGCCACCGCCGAGGAGATTGCGCGGGGCACAACCGCACCCGCCCACTGA
- a CDS encoding universal stress protein, with amino-acid sequence MFEHILVAVDFSPAWQRLEAQLERVKALGCHRLTLVHVIASGYTQAPEVSHRTHYEQRLGKVADSLRARGFQVDTEVCVGLVAAELGRVAREREAGVILAGSHGHSTLRDLLLGSTVLDLARRIERPLLLAPTDETAVLPEKAVCRPLLATDGSAAAAGAEAVFLRLLRQCEPGVVVSVGRWEGRPEFEDQHRRVEAHVAALGEQAPADGFETVLLGKGRPAEQIARVAEEKDADLIIIGRRGHNPMTDLLLGSTAEAVCHGARRLVLLVPERVSG; translated from the coding sequence ATGTTTGAGCATATCCTGGTGGCCGTGGATTTCTCTCCCGCCTGGCAGCGCCTGGAGGCACAGTTGGAGCGTGTGAAGGCCCTGGGCTGCCACCGGCTGACACTGGTACACGTGATCGCCTCCGGTTACACCCAGGCGCCGGAGGTGAGCCATCGCACGCATTACGAGCAACGGCTTGGCAAAGTCGCGGATTCGCTTCGGGCACGGGGTTTTCAGGTCGACACCGAAGTGTGTGTCGGGCTGGTGGCCGCTGAACTGGGACGCGTGGCCCGGGAGCGGGAGGCCGGCGTCATCCTGGCCGGAAGCCACGGCCACAGCACGCTGAGGGATCTCCTGCTGGGCAGCACCGTTCTCGACCTGGCCCGCCGGATCGAGCGCCCCCTGCTGCTGGCGCCCACGGACGAGACCGCCGTGTTGCCGGAGAAGGCGGTGTGTCGCCCCCTGCTGGCCACCGACGGTTCCGCCGCAGCCGCCGGTGCCGAGGCCGTGTTCCTGAGACTGCTGCGCCAGTGTGAGCCCGGGGTGGTCGTGTCCGTGGGTCGATGGGAAGGCCGACCGGAATTCGAGGACCAGCATCGCCGTGTTGAAGCCCATGTGGCTGCATTGGGCGAGCAGGCACCGGCCGACGGGTTCGAGACGGTACTGCTTGGCAAGGGCAGGCCCGCCGAGCAGATCGCACGGGTGGCGGAAGAGAAGGATGCGGACCTCATCATTATCGGCCGGCGCGGCCACAATCCCATGACCGACCTGCTGCTGGGCAGTACCGCAGAGGCGGTGTGTCACGGCGCGCGCCGGCTGGTGCTGCTGGTGCCGGAGCGCGTGTCAGGATGA
- a CDS encoding CC/Se motif family (seleno)protein: MNAISLSAPARDWLLDRGGEVTLRGSPRHGCCGGHAAVPVAEAGAPRSRKRYAAQEVDGVCVHVERGLHDGSCRIDLEGFLSLHRLTVEGAVDRWTNRP; encoded by the coding sequence GTGAACGCGATCAGCCTCAGCGCCCCGGCGCGGGACTGGCTGCTGGACCGGGGTGGTGAAGTGACGCTGCGCGGCTCACCGCGCCATGGCTGCTGCGGAGGTCACGCAGCGGTGCCGGTGGCCGAGGCGGGTGCGCCCCGCAGCCGCAAAAGGTACGCTGCGCAGGAGGTGGACGGTGTATGCGTGCATGTGGAACGTGGACTGCACGACGGATCCTGCCGAATCGACCTGGAGGGTTTCCTGTCCCTGCACCGCCTGACGGTGGAAGGCGCGGTGGATCGCTGGACGAACAGGCCATGA
- the arsB gene encoding ACR3 family arsenite efflux transporter: MGFFERYLTVWVALCIIAGVALGQWLPVVPETLARWEYASVSIPVAILIWAMIYPMMVQIDFSAILGVRREPKGLGVTTTVNWLIKPFTMFALAWFFLLVVFAPWIPEDLGREYLAGAILLGAAPCTAMVFVWSYLTRGDAAYTLVQVAVNDLIMLVAFAPIVVLLLGVSNIVVPWETVALSVLLYIVIPFSAGYLTRVLLIRRKGIEWFDNVFMKRLAPVTPIGLLITLVLLFAFQGETILNNPFHILLIAVPLTIQTFLIFYIAYRWAKAWKVRHAVAAPGAMIGASNFFELAVAAAIAMFGLQSGAALATVVGVLVEVPLMLALVRIANRTRHWFPAQEAPHPA, translated from the coding sequence ATGGGCTTCTTCGAGCGCTACCTGACCGTGTGGGTGGCCCTGTGCATCATCGCCGGTGTGGCCCTCGGCCAGTGGCTGCCCGTGGTCCCGGAAACGCTGGCGCGCTGGGAATACGCCTCGGTGTCGATCCCGGTGGCGATCCTCATCTGGGCCATGATCTATCCCATGATGGTGCAGATCGACTTCTCCGCCATACTGGGGGTACGCCGTGAGCCCAAGGGGCTCGGCGTCACCACCACGGTCAACTGGCTGATCAAGCCCTTCACCATGTTCGCCCTCGCCTGGTTTTTCCTCCTGGTGGTGTTCGCACCGTGGATCCCCGAGGACCTGGGCCGCGAGTACCTGGCCGGCGCCATCCTGCTGGGCGCGGCGCCCTGCACCGCCATGGTGTTCGTGTGGAGCTACCTCACCCGGGGGGACGCCGCGTACACGCTGGTGCAGGTGGCGGTGAACGATCTCATCATGCTCGTGGCCTTCGCGCCCATCGTCGTGTTGCTGCTGGGGGTGTCCAACATTGTCGTGCCCTGGGAGACGGTGGCGCTGTCCGTGCTGCTCTACATCGTCATCCCGTTCTCGGCCGGCTATCTCACGCGGGTTCTGCTCATCCGGCGCAAGGGCATCGAGTGGTTCGACAACGTGTTCATGAAGCGCCTGGCGCCGGTGACGCCCATCGGGTTGCTGATCACGCTCGTGCTGCTGTTCGCGTTCCAGGGCGAGACCATCCTGAACAACCCGTTCCACATCCTGCTGATCGCGGTGCCGCTCACCATCCAGACGTTCCTGATCTTCTACATCGCCTATCGCTGGGCGAAGGCGTGGAAGGTGCGCCACGCGGTGGCGGCGCCCGGTGCCATGATCGGCGCCAGCAACTTCTTCGAGCTGGCCGTGGCGGCGGCGATCGCCATGTTCGGACTGCAGTCCGGGGCGGCGCTCGCCACGGTGGTGGGTGTGCTGGTGGAGGTGCCGCTGATGCTGGCCCTGGTGCGCATCGCCAACCGCACCCGGCACTGGTTCCCGGCGCAGGAGGCGCCGCATCCCGCGTGA
- a CDS encoding arsenate reductase ArsC: MNILILCTGNSCRSILAEAVFNHLAPPGWRAMSAGSKPTGFVHPRSLALLQREGISTEGLHSKSWDNLPEPPDVVITVCASAAGESCPAYLGSAIRAHWGVEDPARATGSEAEIEAAFEQAYRILRRCIEALLALSLDELERDPQRLLSELDRIGGPGA; this comes from the coding sequence ATGAACATCCTGATCCTGTGCACCGGCAACTCCTGCCGTTCCATCCTCGCCGAAGCGGTGTTCAACCACCTGGCGCCGCCGGGCTGGCGGGCCATGAGCGCCGGCAGCAAGCCGACCGGATTCGTCCATCCGCGCAGCCTGGCCCTGCTGCAACGGGAGGGCATCTCCACCGAAGGCCTGCACAGCAAGTCCTGGGACAACCTCCCCGAGCCCCCCGACGTGGTCATCACCGTGTGCGCCAGTGCCGCCGGCGAGAGCTGCCCCGCGTATCTGGGATCGGCTATTCGTGCCCACTGGGGGGTGGAGGATCCCGCCAGGGCTACGGGCAGCGAGGCCGAGATCGAGGCGGCCTTCGAGCAGGCTTACCGGATCCTGCGCCGGTGCATCGAGGCCCTGCTGGCACTGTCCCTGGATGAGCTCGAACGGGATCCGCAACGTCTGCTATCGGAACTGGACCGTATCGGCGGGCCTGGCGCATGA
- a CDS encoding ArsR/SmtB family transcription factor, giving the protein MDQTTAIGMFESLSSPVRLDVYRLLVRRGPEGMVAGDISAALDLPPTNLSFHLKTLTRAGLLSVTQEGRYQRYRANIPLMAELIAYLTEECCAGHPELCVNVSALSGCVDADSDLPATRREP; this is encoded by the coding sequence ATGGATCAGACAACAGCCATCGGGATGTTCGAATCCCTGTCCTCGCCGGTGCGGCTGGACGTCTACCGGCTGCTGGTGCGACGAGGACCGGAGGGCATGGTGGCGGGCGACATATCGGCCGCCCTGGACCTGCCGCCCACCAATCTCTCCTTCCATCTCAAGACCCTGACCCGCGCGGGCCTGCTGTCGGTGACCCAGGAGGGCCGCTACCAGCGCTACCGGGCCAACATTCCCCTGATGGCCGAGCTGATCGCCTATCTCACGGAGGAGTGCTGCGCCGGGCACCCGGAGCTGTGCGTGAATGTCTCCGCCCTCTCCGGATGCGTCGACGCCGACTCCGATCTGCCTGCCACCCGCCGCGAGCCCTGA
- a CDS encoding histidine phosphatase family protein, producing the protein MTRRFTLAAMAGLLLAGLTVGPVQAKDPLWAALAEGGKVAMVRHTESEEAEPERSLHLSDGDCSEEQNLSDEGRAQARALGDAIRQHGVQVAEVLTSEFCRARETAELGFGGAEGWNALNLLNALPVDDADFLLEDVRDRIGDFRGPGNLFLMTHRPNINTITFQNVEAGSLVILQPDGTGGFDVLGEIPLESYY; encoded by the coding sequence ATGACACGCCGTTTCACTCTCGCCGCAATGGCGGGGCTGCTGCTCGCCGGCCTGACTGTGGGCCCCGTTCAGGCCAAGGATCCCCTGTGGGCCGCCCTTGCGGAAGGGGGCAAGGTCGCGATGGTGCGCCACACCGAGTCCGAGGAGGCGGAACCGGAACGTTCCCTGCACCTGAGCGATGGCGATTGCAGTGAAGAGCAGAATCTCAGCGACGAGGGCAGGGCGCAGGCCAGGGCTCTGGGAGACGCCATCCGGCAGCACGGGGTGCAGGTGGCAGAGGTGCTGACCAGCGAATTCTGCCGGGCGCGCGAGACCGCGGAACTGGGCTTTGGCGGGGCCGAGGGCTGGAATGCGCTGAACCTGCTCAATGCTCTTCCCGTGGACGACGCGGATTTCCTCCTGGAGGACGTGCGTGATCGTATCGGCGATTTCCGCGGCCCGGGCAATCTGTTCCTGATGACCCATCGTCCGAACATCAACACCATCACCTTCCAGAACGTGGAGGCAGGCAGCCTCGTGATCCTGCAGCCCGATGGCACCGGCGGGTTCGACGTGTTGGGCGAGATCCCGCTGGAGTCGTATTACTGA
- the mobB gene encoding molybdopterin-guanine dinucleotide biosynthesis protein B — MNTDHVDTLSFMLPVLGFAAWSGTGKTTLLTQLIPRLRERGLRIAMVKHAHHAFDVDKPGKDSYELRKAGASQMLIASSRRMALMTELNPPAEPGLPELLARLDASRADLVLVEGFKEARIPKIELHRPSLGKPLLFPDDPDIVAVASDAPPGRPCDRVLLDLNDLGTITEFVLQWQRNHR, encoded by the coding sequence ATGAATACCGATCACGTCGATACCCTGTCCTTCATGCTGCCCGTCCTGGGCTTTGCCGCCTGGAGCGGCACCGGCAAGACCACCCTGCTGACGCAGCTGATTCCGCGGCTTCGTGAACGGGGCCTGCGCATCGCCATGGTCAAACACGCCCACCACGCGTTCGACGTGGACAAGCCGGGCAAGGACAGTTACGAGCTGCGCAAGGCCGGCGCGAGCCAGATGCTCATTGCCTCGAGCCGGCGCATGGCCCTGATGACCGAGCTCAACCCTCCCGCGGAACCCGGGCTCCCGGAGCTTCTGGCACGGCTGGACGCCAGCCGCGCGGACCTTGTGCTGGTGGAGGGTTTCAAGGAGGCACGGATTCCCAAGATCGAATTGCACCGCCCGAGCCTCGGCAAACCGCTGTTGTTCCCGGACGATCCGGACATCGTCGCCGTGGCCAGTGACGCGCCCCCGGGGCGTCCCTGCGACCGCGTATTGCTGGATCTCAACGATCTCGGGACCATCACGGAATTTGTCCTACAATGGCAGCGCAACCACCGCTGA
- the moeA gene encoding molybdopterin molybdotransferase MoeA, which yields MTRTQTTTCMDEFDPAAQTVEQALANIHALTEPARGIERVGLRDALDRVLARDVHAAMDVPPERNSAMDGYAFAGRDLDPEGGTRLKLTGQSLAGHPFSGTLGAGECIRIMTGAVMPDGADSVVMQERVEIDGDVIVLAPGTGAGENVRLPGQDVCRGDVLLGAGRAINAADIGLLASQGIAEVDVRRRPVVTYFSTGDELRGIGEVLASGQIYDSNRHTLHALLRRLSVEIRDMGVIPDEPQAILQAFRDAMDTSDMVITTGGVSVGDADYVKQTLESLGRIDFWKIAMKPGRPLAFGRLGNALFFGLPGNPVSTMATFILFVRPSLQRLMGAEPREPLTLRARCLNRLRKTPGRTDYQRGILSRDESGRPVVGTTGLQGSHVLSSMSRANALIVIPLEAGDVEEGTEVDVIPLDGLI from the coding sequence ATGACCCGAACACAGACCACCACCTGCATGGATGAATTCGACCCCGCCGCCCAGACCGTGGAGCAGGCGCTGGCAAACATACACGCACTGACCGAACCCGCGAGAGGCATCGAGCGGGTCGGCCTGCGCGATGCCCTGGACCGTGTGCTCGCCCGTGATGTGCACGCGGCCATGGACGTGCCGCCGGAGCGCAACTCGGCCATGGACGGTTATGCCTTCGCCGGCCGGGATCTCGATCCCGAAGGCGGGACCCGGCTGAAGCTGACGGGGCAGTCCCTCGCGGGCCACCCGTTCTCCGGCACACTGGGCGCCGGTGAATGCATACGCATCATGACGGGCGCTGTCATGCCGGACGGGGCCGACTCGGTGGTGATGCAGGAACGGGTGGAGATCGACGGCGACGTGATCGTCCTGGCGCCCGGCACAGGAGCGGGTGAGAACGTGCGGCTGCCGGGCCAGGATGTGTGCCGGGGCGACGTGCTGCTGGGCGCGGGTCGCGCGATCAATGCCGCCGACATCGGCCTGCTGGCCTCCCAGGGGATCGCCGAGGTGGACGTGCGCCGGCGACCCGTGGTGACCTATTTTTCCACCGGCGACGAACTGCGCGGCATCGGCGAGGTGCTGGCGTCCGGGCAGATCTACGACAGCAACCGGCACACCCTCCATGCCCTGCTGCGGCGGCTGAGCGTGGAGATCCGGGACATGGGCGTCATCCCTGACGAGCCCCAAGCCATCCTGCAGGCCTTCAGGGACGCCATGGACACCTCGGACATGGTCATCACCACCGGCGGCGTCTCCGTGGGCGACGCCGATTATGTCAAGCAGACCCTGGAATCCCTGGGGCGCATCGATTTCTGGAAGATCGCCATGAAGCCGGGACGCCCGCTGGCCTTCGGCCGCCTGGGCAATGCCCTGTTCTTCGGTCTGCCCGGCAACCCGGTTTCCACCATGGCCACCTTCATCCTGTTCGTGCGCCCCTCTCTCCAGCGGCTCATGGGTGCGGAACCCCGAGAACCGCTGACACTGCGCGCCAGGTGTCTGAACCGCCTGCGCAAGACCCCCGGGCGCACGGACTATCAGCGCGGCATCCTCTCCCGGGACGAGTCGGGCCGCCCGGTGGTGGGGACAACCGGCCTGCAGGGCTCCCACGTGCTCAGTTCCATGAGCCGCGCAAACGCGTTGATCGTCATCCCCCTGGAGGCGGGGGACGTGGAGGAAGGTACCGAAGTGGACGTCATACCGCTGGATGGCCTCATCTAG
- a CDS encoding alpha/beta fold hydrolase has protein sequence MQVTSRGFRIHFQVHGAGAPVLLLHEFGGSGRSWLPYLRDFSQRYALVAVDALGHGRSDRPHEQDAYETRGRVADFTAVLDALGIDRAHIWGYSMGGRNAWAMLAHAPERVASLIVGGAGPPLPGDDDGPDYLEARAGALSRGDWQGFWRVLTPDGAEEGPGVRVFRERFERNNDPAALAAVSLALREWPALPPMARMPPSCHYAGAQDGFLRRVQAGAAALGGAMHVIEGVGHEVHFKADRAVAAIVRTHLERVGLQP, from the coding sequence ATGCAGGTCACATCCCGAGGTTTCCGGATTCATTTCCAGGTGCACGGTGCCGGAGCGCCGGTGCTGCTGCTGCACGAGTTCGGCGGGTCGGGCAGGAGCTGGCTTCCCTACCTGCGGGATTTCTCGCAACGGTACGCCCTGGTGGCGGTGGATGCCCTGGGCCATGGACGCAGCGATCGCCCCCACGAACAGGATGCCTATGAGACGCGTGGGCGGGTGGCGGATTTCACCGCGGTTCTGGATGCGCTGGGCATCGACCGGGCACATATCTGGGGCTATTCCATGGGCGGGCGGAATGCCTGGGCCATGCTGGCCCATGCGCCCGAGCGGGTGGCCTCGCTGATTGTCGGCGGCGCCGGGCCGCCCCTGCCGGGTGATGACGACGGGCCCGATTATCTCGAGGCCCGGGCCGGAGCCCTGAGCCGCGGCGACTGGCAGGGCTTCTGGCGGGTGCTGACACCGGACGGCGCCGAGGAAGGGCCCGGGGTGCGGGTGTTTCGCGAACGCTTCGAGCGCAACAATGACCCGGCGGCGCTCGCCGCGGTGTCATTGGCGCTTCGGGAATGGCCGGCATTGCCCCCGATGGCGCGAATGCCGCCTTCCTGTCATTACGCAGGGGCACAGGACGGCTTTCTGAGGCGGGTTCAGGCCGGCGCGGCCGCCCTCGGCGGTGCAATGCATGTGATCGAAGGGGTGGGCCACGAGGTCCATTTCAAGGCTGACCGGGCGGTGGCGGCCATCGTGCGGACTCATCTGGAGCGCGTGGGTCTTCAGCCGTAA
- a CDS encoding universal stress protein, which yields MAAPVERLERILLATDGTEYSHPAEAVAAWLARNSGAGLTVLQAVLGATGYPVVVPHGEHAAVKNARDHVDDLCRRMAGQNVSCASVVEPAAEPFRAITDHAAKSEAQLIVMGRRNRNDLSRLMMGDSTAKVIGHAPCPVLVAPRGASVPWHGIVVATDGSDFSERAVASAAWFARAFRIPLHVLAVVTGSKDDPDAGTAREIADRARTSLAGLDTLADCVVERGRPHHVIVSYANRQGADLIVVGSHGRTGIARLLVGSVSERVVGHFDGAVLVVK from the coding sequence ATGGCTGCCCCAGTTGAACGACTCGAAAGGATCCTGCTGGCAACGGACGGCACCGAGTACAGCCATCCCGCCGAGGCGGTCGCCGCCTGGCTGGCGAGAAACAGCGGCGCGGGGCTGACTGTCCTGCAGGCGGTGCTTGGTGCCACCGGGTACCCGGTGGTGGTGCCCCATGGCGAACACGCGGCCGTCAAGAACGCCCGCGATCACGTGGATGATCTGTGCCGGCGCATGGCGGGGCAGAATGTGTCCTGCGCATCGGTGGTGGAACCGGCGGCCGAACCGTTTCGCGCCATCACGGATCATGCCGCGAAATCCGAGGCCCAGTTGATCGTCATGGGGCGGCGCAACCGCAATGATCTCAGCCGCCTGATGATGGGCGACAGTACGGCGAAGGTGATCGGCCATGCCCCGTGCCCGGTCCTGGTGGCGCCCCGGGGTGCATCCGTCCCCTGGCATGGCATCGTGGTGGCCACCGACGGCTCGGATTTCAGCGAGCGGGCCGTGGCCTCGGCCGCCTGGTTTGCCCGGGCGTTCAGAATCCCCCTGCATGTACTGGCGGTCGTCACCGGCAGCAAGGACGATCCCGACGCCGGCACCGCCCGGGAGATCGCCGATCGTGCCAGGACCTCCCTCGCCGGACTGGACACCCTGGCGGACTGCGTCGTGGAAAGAGGGCGACCCCACCACGTGATCGTCTCGTACGCCAATCGGCAGGGGGCCGATCTGATCGTGGTCGGCAGCCACGGCCGTACGGGTATCGCGCGTCTGCTGGTGGGCAGTGTCTCCGAGCGTGTCGTGGGTCACTTCGACGGCGCGGTACTGGTGGTGAAGTAG
- a CDS encoding AMP-binding protein yields MSTILTLAEKWAGKRADEPFLIGPETSETVSFEQLRRYIDVIDRYLSAGGVGRGEKVAFLMENGLWSAILFLGVMASGRIIVPLNAVSGDDQLRYVLDHSDSRLLFVTETYRERAEAIVAGIDRAITRIPTHLEQGPRWPWPAGEEAAGGRPEPEDTALLIYTSGTTGRPKGVMLSHRSVIAGGRYTVEAHSLTERDRALCVLPLYHINGEIVTVIAPLLSGGSLVIPYRYSSSAFWTWIERHQCTWFSVVPTIIAYVLDKAAETADHVKNGEGFRQVRFGRSASSALSPEMHKAFEDSFGIRIVETMGLTETAAQILSNPLPPATGKYGSPGIPYGNEVRVVDSEGNEMPRGQVGELVVRGDNVMSGYYKNPEATRSALGDDGWLYTGDLGYQDEDGYFFITGRIKELIIKGGENVAPREIDEVLLQYPGVLEAAAFAVPDDRYGQEIMACVVPSDGVSLEGETLRAYCVDKLGRYKAPCEIAVVRWVPKGPSGKIQRLRIPDILEEMRHTAPPVSTNMSRD; encoded by the coding sequence ATGAGCACGATTCTCACACTCGCGGAAAAATGGGCCGGGAAGCGCGCGGACGAGCCGTTTCTCATCGGCCCCGAGACCTCCGAAACCGTCAGCTTCGAACAGTTGCGCCGCTACATCGACGTGATTGACAGGTATCTCTCCGCGGGCGGCGTCGGCAGGGGCGAGAAGGTAGCCTTTCTCATGGAGAACGGCCTCTGGTCCGCCATCCTGTTTCTTGGCGTGATGGCCAGCGGACGGATCATCGTGCCCCTGAACGCGGTATCCGGTGACGATCAGTTGCGCTACGTGCTGGATCACTCGGACAGCCGGCTCCTGTTCGTGACGGAGACCTACCGCGAGCGGGCGGAGGCCATCGTGGCGGGCATCGACCGCGCCATCACGCGGATTCCGACGCACCTGGAACAGGGGCCCCGGTGGCCCTGGCCGGCCGGCGAAGAGGCCGCCGGCGGCCGGCCCGAGCCGGAGGATACGGCGCTGCTGATCTACACGTCCGGCACCACGGGCCGCCCCAAGGGGGTGATGCTCAGTCACCGCAGTGTGATCGCCGGCGGGCGATACACCGTGGAGGCCCATTCCCTGACGGAGCGGGACCGGGCGCTGTGCGTGCTGCCCCTTTATCACATCAACGGCGAGATCGTGACGGTCATCGCGCCGCTGTTGAGCGGCGGCAGTCTGGTGATCCCTTACCGCTACAGCAGCAGTGCCTTCTGGACGTGGATCGAGCGCCATCAGTGCACCTGGTTCAGCGTGGTGCCCACCATCATCGCCTATGTGCTCGACAAGGCCGCGGAAACGGCGGATCACGTGAAGAACGGGGAAGGTTTCCGTCAGGTGCGCTTCGGCCGAAGCGCCTCGTCGGCACTGTCGCCCGAGATGCACAAGGCGTTCGAGGATTCCTTCGGCATCCGCATCGTGGAGACCATGGGCCTGACCGAGACCGCGGCGCAGATCCTGTCGAACCCGCTGCCGCCCGCCACCGGCAAGTACGGGTCGCCGGGCATCCCCTACGGGAACGAGGTCCGGGTGGTGGACAGCGAGGGCAACGAGATGCCGCGGGGCCAGGTGGGGGAGTTGGTGGTTCGCGGTGACAACGTCATGTCCGGGTACTACAAGAACCCCGAGGCCACACGCAGCGCCCTTGGCGACGACGGCTGGTTGTACACCGGCGACCTGGGCTATCAGGACGAGGACGGTTACTTTTTCATCACCGGGCGTATCAAGGAACTGATCATCAAGGGGGGCGAGAACGTGGCTCCCCGGGAGATCGACGAGGTGCTGCTCCAGTACCCGGGCGTGCTCGAGGCCGCCGCCTTCGCCGTGCCCGATGACCGTTACGGTCAGGAGATCATGGCCTGTGTGGTGCCCAGCGACGGCGTGTCTCTCGAAGGGGAGACGCTGCGCGCGTATTGTGTGGACAAGCTGGGCCGGTACAAGGCGCCTTGTGAGATCGCCGTGGTACGCTGGGTGCCCAAGGGGCCGTCCGGAAAGATTCAGCGGTTGCGGATCCCGGATATCCTGGAGGAGATGCGCCATACGGCGCCTCCGGTAAGCACGAATATGAGCCGTGACTGA